The region AACGGCAGTGGTTGCCTGGTTCCTCCCGAACATTAGCATCAACCTGCGCTGTGTCCGAGCGCAGCCGTGTCCCCTCAGGGACGACGGCCCGGTGAGAGTTTTAAATGATTAAGCCAAATTGTTTAGTCAATTAGTGTGTGGCCTTAACTGCCACGGACATTTAGTTCAAATTAAATTTTCATGCTGTCTTGCTTTGAAGGGATTTAGCCTACTTCGTATTTTGCTGTCGCACTTATCATATCCCCttcatttttaatctttttttttttcttttttctacaaACAAGAAacttaattgtttatttttacaataaaaacacagatgACGACTTGTAATAGGCTGAGTTACTGTATTTTAGATCGATTGCTTTGGTATTGTAAGATCTTCCAGCTGTGTGTAACCTGGATGTTAACAGATTGTGACATGCCCAGTTGATTTTGAATAGTCTCCCTACCCATTTGTTTATCAGCGTTGTGCCAGAGTAGTGTCAACACTAATGCAAGGGCAGGGCCTGGCTGTGGCTGAACCTGAAGCAGCTCTACTGTACTCACACAAACTGACTTTATATTTCTCTCCCCACTGTACTTGCATTTCCAGTTTTGGCACAGGTCTCTATTAAAAACCCTGTTTCAGCCGTTCTGATGTTGGCTGTACAGTTTTCTGGCAGGCCTGCATTACTTCCTAATCTGTGGAGAAGAAGTATACTTAGTATGAACCAGTCATTAAAATGGCAGATCTCTTTTTAACCCACTGCCCACATCTTTGATGGATAGTTTGTGTGTTCCCGGGCCTCTGAAATAAAGCCCTTAACAGTTACAATTATGTGCTCAGGTTTGCACATCGACTCCAATGGAAACGCTGTCATAGGGCTGGAATCCAATTGGATGTATTTTGTATCCATTTTTCTTTGCCCGGTGCTAAAACATTTCTGCCTTTCTGCTTGAACTGCCCAGTTTTATGCCACTTCAGTTCACTGGAGTGAGTAGTCAGATTTGGGACGGTCAGTTGGCAGGCCTGTGCAGCCTCGTAATGGAGGCTAATTCAGCTCATGTGATAAtgggtctctcacacacactgggggaGGGGGTACATTTTCACCATGGATGTCAGAAGCGCTCCGTTTCCATGGTGCTGGAGAGCTGGGATCAGGAGGTGGGGTTGTAATTGGTTCCTCCCGCAGGATTCATTTGGTGTcttagtgtgttttttttgttcacaaATTATGTATCCCACGGATTAAAAGCCTGCAGGAGTCCAAAGTGTAAAGGCTGAAAGTGCAACCtttaaacaaaataagaatAGTTTCAGCGTTTGCACAGGATCCTTTTAATCAGTCTTCGCTATGGTTGTgtttttgagtttgtgtgtgtgtgtgtgtgtcttagtgGATACTATGGGGCTTTCCCTCGCTGCTGCCAAGGGCCCCAGAGAACAGCTCTGTCAATTAGCAGCTGtgtcctctgtcctcctctccacATCTGCCATTAAGTCTGGAGGAAAAACAGTCAggccactgccccccccccccctgtgttgCGAGTGCTTAAAAGCTAAACTACTCTGGGTCTTTTCTTTgtcttcctgaagaaatgacatgtGCTTTAGGCTTCTTCATCCTCAGACACCTCTCTTACTTTGGTGGAAAGAAAACATGGCAACAACATCCCATGGGATGAAATGCATTGGGAAGGCATACCCTTTAACGGTACAACACAGAGACATTGACACATCACAGTTTCCTACAGACACATCTACCTACCTTCATCTTATGCTCTAGTACCGCAAGTTTTTACCTCCCTCCCTTGGACATTCTGGCCTTGGACAGTCTGCTTCACTCAATTAAATCTGTTCATGGTAGCCATGGTAGGACCCACAGGCAGGACTTAGCCTATGAAGATATTTGATTATcacttcagaaaaaaacaaactaagaAGAAATATATTGTGGCAGCAATATTTTGGGCTGCTTTATAgtctttattttactttattggcCAATCAATGCAAACTGTGTGCTTGTAGATAATGAGATCTCAAGCTTCAGTCTTGGGTTTTGTATTGCCAGTAGCGCCATTTAATGTTTGCCGAGTGTGGCGatgaaaaatgtgatttctaGAGGTCCATTACTTTGTAAGCAAAAGCCTTCAGTTTGTTTTATCTAAAATGACAGTCTGATTGCTGTTACCAGTATGGCTACTGTGGACTATTCCACTTTTTAAACTGGTGTTGATCTATAACTGCATGCATCTTTGATCAACCTAAACAAAATAATAGAATATTTAAAGGAATAGGAAGCTCAAATCTCAGGAAGTTTATATCTCATAATTgtctaccaacacacagaaaaataagaaaatccaagaggtgctgtggtgcaacctcctggagttcCCATGGAATGGCCCGTATATTTTCTAATCTGAAAATGTCTTTGTACCTTCAGGTATTGTCCATATTGTCATTGATTGCTTTTTAATTCAATCAGGTCTACGTATGACAATGATTTGCCTTACTTGGCATTTCTGTTTAATGCATCTTCAGTGGATACCTGGGCCTTTCCATCCGTATTTAATTGTTCCCATACCTATTGTCCCTGGAGCAGTTTATCTCTGTGTGGCTTTGGCAGCAGCAGAATAGTGAATGTGAAGGGAATAGACCTCATTGACCTCATTTAAGCACACTGCTTCTCTTCTCTCGAACAGtgcctgtttcctgttttctctAATTTCACATTGTGCTATTTCTGTACACTTATCAGAAAGTACACTAGAGGACTTTAGATTGAACTGAAACTAATTTAAGGGGCTGTGCCAGGGAAGCGCAATTCATTTTTGCTTGTATAGCATGTTATGTCCTGCTGAATTTTCCCCTGGTCCACAGACTGAATTTGGCCATGAAACCGTTACCAAACCGTGATATTTACAGAGTAACAACATTCCCTTGAGAAAGCAAAGCTAATCGCATAGTTGCATCGTGCATTCGCCAACCACTTGGCTGGATCATATATAACGGGATAAGATCCAGTTTGCTTGGTTTGTGCAATCAAGGAGTTCATTTGAAGTTGAATTGGGCCCATGAAGTACTGATTTTGCTCAGTTCAGAATCATGTTCACTGCATTATATTTTGATGGTGATATGCTTAGCATATGTCCTTGTCCAGGCTTGTCCTAGTGGCTCAAATTTCTTATGTTATCCATTTCCACAGTGGAATAAATGTAGCTTAACCCCAGTGCTTTCCTTAAGGTTAAAAGCACAAAGGCAGAATCAACATGTAGAATGAATACTGTACGTATAACCACTTGGTTCGAAATTTGGCTCCCTAAACACTCTACATTGCCAATTGTTGATGGTATGGTGGAGTATGTCTGCTTACAGTGGGAGTGCTAGAGAGGAACTGCTCACTGTTTCTGTATGTGACTCTCTCATTCACCCCTACAGGCTGCCGACCTGAGCAAACCCATAGACAAGAGGATATACAAGGGAACACAGCCCACGTGCCATGACTTCAACCACCTGACGGCCACGGCCGAGAGCGTGTCCCTGCTGGTGGGCTTCTCGGCCGGACAGGTGCAGCTCATCGACCCCATCAAGAAGGAGACCAGCAAGCTCTTCAACGAAGAAGTAAGTGCTGTGGAATACCAGCGTTCCACACATTCCTGTGGAGCACCTGTGCCATGATGCACCTAAGCTACACGTCTCCATGTATTTAGGGTTGTCAGTTAACACCTTCACCTCCCTGAAGGTGTTAACTGTGTCTATTGTGGTGGGTGGAAGCTCACAACATAGGGCTTGTCAGTGTGGTGCGTTTGCATTTTGACAATGGGGAATGATGGAGAATGCAGGCCTTTGTGTGCTGCAGTCCTCTGCACTGGACGAAAAAGACAGGTTTGGAAACTGAAAGGAAGCCTGCTCCAAAGAACCTGAGAACACTGGCATCCAGAGTGATAATTTGcaagaaattatttattttaatcaacaGTGTCGGTTGTTTAAGGGTCATTTCACACGTGTCAGCTTAAGGCTCTGCTAACTGAACTTCTGTGTTTGATCGCTGAAGCGGCACAGATTTACGAGGCATGTGGTAATAGAGGAGGAAAAAGTAATTTTGTTGCCGTGGTTGAATTTAATCTGCCTAGTGacatttccattaaaaatgcaattaacgGAAGGCTTTGTTGAGTTACTTTTAATAACAGAAGTtaacatctgttttttttttcttttttttcacccgtccctcctctctccattctTCCCTCCGCCCGTTTCCGTCAGAGACTAATAGACAAGTCGAGGGTCACCTGTGTGAAATGGGTGCCGGGCTCGGAGAGCCTCTTCCTGGTGGCGCATTCCAGCGGTAGCATGTACTTGTATAACGTGGAGCACACGTGCGGCACCACAGCACCACACTACCAGCTCCTCAAACAGGGTGAGAATTACGCCGTGCACACGTGCAAAAGCAAGTCCACACGCAACCCTCTCCTCAAATGGACGGTGGGCGAAGGTGCGCTGAACGAGTTCGCCTTCTCGCCCGACGGGAAGTTCCTGGCTTGCGTGAGCCAGGACGGGTTCTTGCGGGTCTTCAACTTTGACTCGGTGGAGTTGCACGGGACCATGAAGAGCTACTTCGGCGGGCTGCTCTGCGTTTGCTGGAGCCCCGACGGCAAGTACATAGTGGCGGGCGGCGAGGACGACCTGGTGACCGTCTGGTCGTTCCTGGACTGCCGCGTCATCGCGCGGGGTCACGGACACAAGTCGTGGGTCAGCGTGGTGGCCTTCGACCACTACACGACCAGCGTGGAGGAGAGCGACCCCATGGAATTCAGCGGCAGCGACGACGACTTCCAGGACCAAATGCACTTTGACCGCGACCGGGCCAACAGCACGCAGTCCCGGCTGTCCAAACGGAACTCCACGGAAAGCCGCCCGGTGAGCGTCACGTACCGGTTCGGCTCGGTGGGCCAGGACACGCAGCTCTGCCTGTGGGACCTGACGGAGGACATCCTGTTCCCCCACCTCCCGTTGTCCCGGACGAGAACGCACACCAACGTCATGAACGCCACCAACCCCCCCGCGGGAGCGGGAGGGAGCGGCGCGGGCAGCGGGAGCATCGTCATCAGCAACAACCCCGGCACCAACGGCAACAACAGCGGCGGAAGCACGCCCGGGAACTCCCTCCCCACGCCGCTGCCCCGCTCCAACAGCCTGCCGCACTCGGCGGGGACCGCCGCCACCGGCAACAGCAAGAGCGCCGCAGCGGACGGCTCTATCGCCGCGGGAGTCAGCAAGTTCGCCACGCTCTCCCTGCACGACCGCAAGGAGCGGCACCACGAGAAGGACCACAAGCGCAACCACAGCATGGGCCACATCAGCAGCAAGAGCAGCGACAAGCTCAACCTGCTGGCCAAAACCAAAACGGACCCCGCTAAGACCCTGGGGACGCTGCTGTGCCCCCGTATGGAAGACATACCCTTACTAGAGCCCCTCATCTGTAAAAAGATAGCACATGAAAGACTCACTGTCTTGATATTTTTGGAGGACTGTATAGTCACAGCCTGCCAGGAGGGATTTATTTGCACATGGGCGAGGCCTGGCAAAGTGGTAAGTTCTTTGGTGaattgaaaaagagaaaaactgcTCCTCCCCCGGTATGTtgtcccccccccaaacacataAAACACTGGTCTTCTTACTTGCAGTGCAGGGAGTGTCTTGTGGTAGGACCTTCTGGTTCTAATACGTCACCTAGGCTCACAATGCAACACtgatgcgtgtatgtgtgtgtgtgtgtgtgtgtgtgtgtgtagaaatgTGTTACAGAACCACTgtgtcatatttcattttggctaCGACTACAACTGTGCAAAGCTTGTGACATTTCCTTGGCAATCTGTTTCTGAAAAACACTAGGAAAAGCATTACTTCCAAAGTAAGCACATGCAGAGTTGGCTTCAGAACCAAGGAGGAAGAACAGCTGTAGCCTGAGGCTTTAGCAGGCCCCGTATTTATATGTGCGGTGACCTCTCTTCCTACAAGACCACATACAGCGGAGCAGCTGCACTattgaagagaaaaaaactgTTGGCATTAATAAAGCTTTATAAGGGTAAGGTCTATTATCAAACCGCAGGCAAcacactccactccactaaACTTCACACTGAAACTCACTACCACACGGCGCCCCCTAATGTCGGGAGGAGTCCCACAGCAGAGGCCTTacaaaggggaggggggaaagggacGATGGAGGTAAATTATCTTGTTCCTTATCAAGTTGTCCAAATGCAACTCTCCTTGTTTTCCTTTCCAGGGTTTATTGTCATCCCAAAACCAAGCCAACTCTCCTAGCGGAACTGTAGTATAGCCACCGTATTTCTGCTGCTAAGAAACCCTCGTCACAGAGACGTAATGTCGTCAGAGCCTGAAACTGGCCTTCACTCGCACAGcattgcaagttttttttttttttttcttgcgttGTTTGGTCTTTTTATAGTTTTAACAAACACGGCCCCCAGTGTATGGCAGAGGTCCGTAATCGCAAACGGAAAGGGGCGGGCTGCAATTTTGGACGGCGGCTAACAGTATCCCAGCAatgtttccttatttttgtcTCCTTCCCACCAACCACATCGGCCCTTCAACTTGTGTCTCTTCTATTTGCTCTCACTGAAGATGGCCCCTGACCGCAAATCGGTCTTGTTCTTCTGGAGCCTGTCTTTCACTATTGTGGAATGGTGAGGTACAACCTCATCATGCCTGCTTAGTAGACTGAGATGCAGGAAAGGAACTGTTTGCCTCCTTCCAAAATTATTTAGAAATTTaaacccctttttttttttcatttacattataaTCTCACCATTGAATACTTTGCACtgataattttgttttgtttcattttatttttactttataacTACTATTATAAaggaacaaaaaacatttgaggAAGGCCTGGATGCACTTGGGTTATGACAAGTCATTATCTTCTGGCTTGGACTTTTTGAATCTGAAAGCTGGATGCTGCAATCAtagttttttaaaagaaaaattgtttgcacttaatagTTTGTTAGAAGAGAATGGCTTTACAATTTTTGGGTGTGCGAGGACTCCCAGACAGCTACAAGGTGGAGAAAATATTAAGTGATTAAAACCTTTGTATCTattgagcatttattttaatattgtttcAGATTAAAAACCTGCTCTGTATTATATGTATAAAATTGTAATTAAGTGATTGATGGGGCAAAAACAAATGATCATTACATTAGTGGAAATTCATCTTCATTAATGGAAAATAGTGATATTTCTAATGCAGAAAAGTatacatattaataatattaaaacaatCTTGGATatgcagatttttgtttttctcttctgtTGTACAAAAGATCATTCAGatgtatttttcttaattaaatgTTTGGTATAGGAGGTCTTTGTATCAAATGCTCTTATCTCCAAGATGAAGCTGAAATGCTTACTTATTGTTACGGATTCACAAATGTACAGTAGTGGGGCATAGGAACAGTTGAACTCCGCAATTATTTGAAGCTCAGGAAGTCTATGGTAGACTAAAAATATAAGTAATATTTTGCTTAACATCATCAATGCTATTCTATGTAACATTAAGTAGCATCCACTAGGAACTACTAAGTTCAAGGTTCAGCAGTAGGACCTTTTTCGTGTGACACTattaaaaacagttttaatGTACCTCATTTTGTGACGTTCCATCTTTGTCAATGATCTTCAAGGGGTCGGtgactgcacacaaacaaaatgcgAAGTTGCACCAACACTGATGTTGCACTTTCAAATTCATCTTTTTATTCCTTCATTA is a window of Conger conger chromosome 1, fConCon1.1, whole genome shotgun sequence DNA encoding:
- the wdr20a gene encoding WD repeat-containing protein 20 isoform X1; this encodes MLISKMAAEGGGKEMNEIKTQFTTREGVYKLLTHSEYSRPNRVPFNSQGSNPVKVSFVNVNDQSGNGDRICFNVGRELYFYIYKGVRKAADLSKPIDKRIYKGTQPTCHDFNHLTATAESVSLLVGFSAGQVQLIDPIKKETSKLFNEERLIDKSRVTCVKWVPGSESLFLVAHSSGSMYLYNVEHTCGTTAPHYQLLKQGENYAVHTCKSKSTRNPLLKWTVGEGALNEFAFSPDGKFLACVSQDGFLRVFNFDSVELHGTMKSYFGGLLCVCWSPDGKYIVAGGEDDLVTVWSFLDCRVIARGHGHKSWVSVVAFDHYTTSVEESDPMEFSGSDDDFQDQMHFDRDRANSTQSRLSKRNSTESRPVSVTYRFGSVGQDTQLCLWDLTEDILFPHLPLSRTRTHTNVMNATNPPAGAGGSGAGSGSIVISNNPGTNGNNSGGSTPGNSLPTPLPRSNSLPHSAGTAATGNSKSAAADGSIAAGVSKFATLSLHDRKERHHEKDHKRNHSMGHISSKSSDKLNLLAKTKTDPAKTLGTLLCPRMEDIPLLEPLICKKIAHERLTVLIFLEDCIVTACQEGFICTWARPGKVEKHYFQSKHMQSWLQNQGGRTAVA
- the wdr20a gene encoding WD repeat-containing protein 20 isoform X2, which codes for MLISKMAAEGGGKEMNEIKTQFTTREGVYKLLTHSEYSRPNRVPFNSQGSNPVKVSFVNVNDQSGNGDRICFNVGRELYFYIYKGVRKAADLSKPIDKRIYKGTQPTCHDFNHLTATAESVSLLVGFSAGQVQLIDPIKKETSKLFNEERLIDKSRVTCVKWVPGSESLFLVAHSSGSMYLYNVEHTCGTTAPHYQLLKQGENYAVHTCKSKSTRNPLLKWTVGEGALNEFAFSPDGKFLACVSQDGFLRVFNFDSVELHGTMKSYFGGLLCVCWSPDGKYIVAGGEDDLVTVWSFLDCRVIARGHGHKSWVSVVAFDHYTTSVEESDPMEFSGSDDDFQDQMHFDRDRANSTQSRLSKRNSTESRPVSVTYRFGSVGQDTQLCLWDLTEDILFPHLPLSRTRTHTNVMNATNPPAGAGGSGAGSGSIVISNNPGTNGNNSGGSTPGNSLPTPLPRSNSLPHSAGTAATGNSKSAAADGSIAAGVSKFATLSLHDRKERHHEKDHKRNHSMGHISSKSSDKLNLLAKTKTDPAKTLGTLLCPRMEDIPLLEPLICKKIAHERLTVLIFLEDCIVTACQEGFICTWARPGKVGLLSSQNQANSPSGTVV